One segment of Platichthys flesus chromosome 15, fPlaFle2.1, whole genome shotgun sequence DNA contains the following:
- the fgl1b gene encoding fibrinogen like 1B, whose translation MSVFLLLALVLNTASSAQLSTDWCGPEVTALKRSIKRLENSLLIVTWQVEHLQTHKYFLPFRPVLPDAGAEADKASGANHNGSATLDSSNTTLMKPLPPAGNIIVHDRDCSELFNRLRPPSGFYRIRPKSHQDPFLVYCDMEDGGGWTVFQRRRHGRVDFNRDWVDYRDGFGDFKLWNDEFWLGNEHMHSLLSEGKNLVKIDLMDWEGQRSHSYYENFRISDEADKYRLHYGQYSGKAGDALTGGGGAVQQWSACLSGMQFSTRDQDNDRYLQGSCAQENEAGWWFNRCHAADLNGKFYRSGKYKNQHDNGVVWGTWKGLWYSLRHTTMKVRPLVFLDVDGSGAGDI comes from the exons atgtcagtgtttctgttgttggcTCTGGTGTTGAACACGGCCTCTTCTGCCCAGTTATCA ACAGACTGGTGTGGGCCGGAGGTCACAGCTCTTAAACGCAGCATAAAAAGGCTGGAGAATAGCCTGCTGATTGTGACTTGGCAGGTTGAGCACTTGCAGACGCACAAATATTTCCTTCCATTTCGACCTGTGCTGCCTGACGCTGGAGCTGAAGCTGACAAAGCCTCTGGTGCAAACCACAACGGCAGTGCGACGCTCGACAGCTCTAATACGACACTGATGAAACCACTTCCACCAGCAGGCAACATCATCGTACACGACAGGG ATTGTTCTGAGCTGTTCAACAGACTGAGACCCCCAAGTGGATTCTACAGGATCAGACCCAAGTCACACCAGGACCCATTTCTGGTTTACTGTGacatggaggatggaggaggatggaCAGTGTTTCAGAGACGCCGGCATGGGAGAGTTGACTTCAACAG AGACTGGGTGGACTACAGAGACGGCTTCGGGGACTTCAAACTGTGGAACGATGAGTTTTGGTTGGGGAACGAGCACATGCACTCTCTGCTGTCAGAAG GTAAGAACCTGGTGAAGATAGATCTAATGGACTGGGAAGGACAGAGAAGTCATTCATATTACGAAAACTTCAGGATCAGTGATGAGGCG GATAAGTATCGGCTCCATTATGGGCAGTACAGTGGCAAAGCTGGAGATGCTCTGACTGGTGGCGGTGGGGCGGTGCAGCAGTGGTCCGCTTGCCTCAGTGGTATGCAGTTCAGTACGAGGGATCAG GACAATGATCGCTACCTTCAGGGGAGCTGTGCCCAGGAGAACGAGGCAGGATGGTGGTTTAACAG ATGTCATGCAGCCGACCTAAATGGGAAGTTCTACCGCTCTGGGAAGTACAAGAACCAGCATGACAATGGCGTGGTGTGGGGGACCTGGAAAGGTCTTTGGTATTCCCTTCGGCACACCACCATGAAGGTGCGGCCTCTGGTTTTCTTGGACGTGGATGGCAGCGGAGCAGGGGatatttaa
- the LOC133970142 gene encoding thrombospondin type-1 domain-containing protein 1: MWSSKIQRHGPSGMPRAANLLPVLLALLGYAFAGLSIWPSLHVALSNPSVFVDFITKSNISTVRNTSLSLVNMETNTTIDTKTIPGNQSIGRVEFGCSHFLYAGTFRFLLMQTSYTVDAHGGSIDVRSKESTSWLWSSELQVQWPTFHIAVERNGNHSGSFQVGISTNEHFQACSRGLDSALYLEVSYFEYNQIGRKIIDKVRARTRHPIKPLRSQSVELSCAFPFTERDFIRVALESPHTAQEVKSSGPLYLSRIFSYKLLVENANAYKSGCEGTMTVKLITPPCAHINGKVLLYKDAGVGRGVAVSSLVPTLKGFGPEEPSSPPLAFNWLTQGEDETEFNCSVFEPGRNKYCFRFVFNFSRSPSPAQTCLVVHKRAESWGPWQPWSVCSVSCGDGVRERLRKCFLPSSVEGMQCTGMVKEQSLCSLEDCVALPDPSPSLSPKAVGVATFGSNVVVVVGISLCLTVILGTIVVAIWRKFCQTPQCSAVRRGSMHSPGGRKLSDENSICGHSLPRPSLTDGQGPQGSMSLGAAQKERPSLGSAPLSQTLVMTPSQDPDRLSPTGQKVLPPVFGYRLAQQQLKEMKKKGLKEAIQLYHVSSSPVHDTVVEASALPTNSLIPSPTGLVHSGLPSGVQDYANHNHYSITAHCSEPPLQISRVTSDRLSPRVDLVLGAAVCGGGTKWRERTAHWVEMVDRSGLAGHRGEGGGDAGMGNHNYPNFRRTASFNDTKPQTLSSAQSRNFRERSMTHVGSRTLPEGSCLTKGGLERQPYHAYPIPEHGNPELTRPGPQRNDQRKPWLETAAPSLNSELKHTVANPNSISASEKDGRGGVIGTAERQRSGGPVSGGKEGLSGIGGLAAGPAGSHGVNQLSIEQAEINWNRRGPSPIQRNILARKLKEAQTGSGINGRQRSSTFSTPSSNQRKGRCHSLQMSGGYSNTVDSPYRLSEKEQRMLDLDLSSS; the protein is encoded by the exons ATGTGGAGTAGCAAGATACAGAGGCACGGACCTTCGGGGATGCCACGGGCTGCCAATCTGCTGCCCGTCCTGCTGGCGCTCCTTGGATATG CGTTCGCAGGGCTGAGTATCTGGCCCTCCCTCCACGTTGCCCTCAGCAACCCCAGTGTATTTGTGGACTTCATCACAAAATCCAACATCAGCACCGTCCGCAACACAAGCCTCTCACTGGTCAACATGGAAACCAACACAACCATTGACACCAAGACTATCCCTGGTAACCAATCGATAGGCAGGGTGGAGTTCGGCTGCTCCCACTTCCTATATGCAGGAACTTTCAGGTTCCTGCTCATGCAGACCAGTTACACTGTTGATGCTCATGGTGGTAGCATAGATGTGAGAAGCAAGGAGAGCACCTCCTGGTTGTGGAGTTCAGAGCTGCAGGTGCAGTGGCCTACCTTTCACATTGCAGTGGAGAGGAATGGAAACCACTCAGGATCTTTTCAG GTTGGAATCTCCACTAATGAACACTTTCAGGCTTGTTCCAGGGGCCTCGACTCTGCTCTGTACCTTGAGGTCAGCTACTTTGAGTACAACCAGATTGGGCGCAAGATCATTGACAAGGTCCGAGCCCGCACGCGACACCCAATCAAACCCCTCCGTTCCCAGAGCGTCGAGCTGTCCTGCGCCTTCCCGTTCACGGAGAGAGACTTTATACGAGTGGCTTTGGAGTCTCCTCATACAGCGCAGGAAGTGAAAAGCTCTGGGCCGCTTTACCTCTCACGTATCTTCTCCTATAAACTGCTGGTGGAAAACGCCAATGCTTATAAGAGTGGCTGTGAAGGGACAATGACTGTTAAACTCATAACCCCACCGTGTGCTCACATCAATGGGAAGGTGTTGCTGTATAAGGATGCAGGTGTTGGGAGAGGGGTTGCTGTTTCCTCACTTGTACCAACCCTGAAGGGGtttggtccagaggagccctcctctcctccactggcCTTTAACTGGCTGACCCAGGGAGAGGATGAGACAGAGTTCAACTGCTCTGTGTTTGAACCAGGAAGGAATAAATACTGCTTCCGCTTTGTTTTCAACTTCAGCCGCTCCCCTAGTCCAGCACAGACCTGCTTGGTGGTGCACAAGAGGGCAG AGTCGTGGGGACCCTGGCAGCCATggagtgtgtgcagtgtgagCTGTGGAGACGGGGTGAGGGAACGATTGCGGAAGTGTTTCCTGCCCTCAAGTGTCGAAGGGATGCAGTGCACCGGCATGGTGAAGGAACAGTCCCTATGCTCACTGGAGGACTGTGTTG CTTTGCCCGATCCttccccatccctctctcctaaAGCTGTTGGAGTTGCAACATTTGGTAGTAACGTGGTTGTGGTGGTTGGTATCTCCCTCTGCCTGACTGTGATTCTCGGCACTATTGTGGTGGCGATCTGGAGAAAATTTTGCCAGACCCCTCAGTGCAGCGCTGTCCGTAGGGGCTCCATGCATTCCCCTGGGGGCCGCAAGCTGTCCGATGAGAACTCTATCTGTGGACACAGCCTCCCAAGACCCAGCCTCACCGACGGCCAAGGCCCACAAGGGAGCATGAGTTTGGGTGCAGCCCAGAAAGAGAGGCCTTCTTTGGGCAGTGCGCCTCTGTCACAGACCCTGGTGATGACGCCCTCACAGGATCCAGATAGGCTGTCTCCCACAGGTCAAAAGGTGTTGCCGCCAGTATTTGG GTACCGCTtggctcagcagcagctgaaagaaatgaaaaagaagggGTTGAAGGAGGCCATCCAGCTGTACCATGTCTCTTCAAGCCCAGTCCATGACACCGTGGTGGAGGCATCTGCTTTACCCACCAACTCCCTGATTCCTTCACCAACTGGATTGGTTCATTCAGGTCTTCCATCGGGCGTCCAGGACTAtgccaaccacaaccactatAGTATCACAGCACACTGCTCTGAGCCACCGCTGCAGATTTCGAGGGTCACATCGGACAGACTGAGCCCCAGAGTTGACCTAGTCTTAGGTGCTGCTGTATGTGGGGGCGGCACAAAATGGCGTGAGCGCACTGCCCACTGGGTGGAGATGGTGGACAGGAGCGGGTTAGCAGGCCACAGaggcgaaggaggaggagatgctggaATGGGAAATCACAATTATCCAAATTTCCGGCGCACCGCCAGTTTCAATGACACCAAACCTCAGACTCTGTCCTCAGCACAGTCCAGAAACTTCAGAGAACGGAGCATGACCCAC GTGGGATCTCGCACCCTGCCTGAAGGAAGTTGTTTGACCAAAGGAGGATTGGAGAGGCAGCCGTACCACGCTTACCCCATTCCAGAGCATGGGAATCCAGAGTTGACTAGACCTGGACCCCAGAGGAATGACCAGAGGAAGCCCTGGTTAGAGACCGCTGCTCCTTCTCTCAACAgtgaactcaaacacacagtggcCAACCCAAACAGCATTTCAGCATCTGAGAAAGATGGTAGAGGAGGCGTCATTGGCACTGCTGAAAGGCAAAGGAGCGGTGGGCCTGTAAGTGGAGGTAAAGAGGGATTGTCAGGGATCGGGGGTCTGGCTGCAGGGCCTGCAGGCTCTCATGGAGTGAACCAGTTGAGTATAGAGCAGGCTGAGATCAACTGGAACCGCCGTGGCCCGTCGCCCATCCAGAGGAACATCCTGGCCCGCAAATTAAAGGAGGCTCAGACCGGCTCAGGGATCAATGGTCGGCAGAGGAGCTCCACCTTTAGTACACCGTCGTCTAACCAGAGGAAAGGTCGCTGCCACTCTCTGCAGATGTCTGGAGGCTACAGCAACACTGTCGACTCCCCCTACAGGCTGAGCGAAAAAGAGCAGAGGATGCTGGACCTTGATCTGTCGTCGTCGTAG
- the vps36 gene encoding vacuolar protein-sorting-associated protein 36 — protein MDRFCWSNGLLEINETLVIQQRGVRLYDGDDKAKLDVGVALLSTHRLIWRDVKNHECCIAMPLSQILLFEEQAAGIGKSAKIVIHLHPAPANKEPGPYQHSKYPYIKLSFKEHGQIEFNRRLTEEMTQRRWENTPVSQPIPTGTGSQTGKTRAVGIVGIERKIEEKRKEQDKNISEAFEDLSKLMVKAKEMVELSRSIANKIKDKQGDITEDETIRFKSYLLSMGIANPVTRETHGSGTHYHLQLAKQLGDMLQAPLEERGGMMALTEVYCLVNRARGMELLSPEDLVNACKMFESLKLPLRLRVFDSGVMVVQLQSHSEEEMIASALDNVSDKGSLTAEEFAKLLGLSVLLSKERLLLAEKMGNLCRDDSVEGLRFYPNLF, from the exons ATGGATCGTTTTTGTTGGTCAAACGGGCTTTTGGAAATAAACGAAACTTTAGTGATCCAACAACGAGGCGTGAGACTGTATGACGGCGACGATAAG GCGAAGCTGGACGTTGGAGTTGCCCTGTTGAGCACCCACCGGCTGATCTGGAGGGACGTTAAAAATCAT gAATGCTGCATAGCCATGCCCCTGTCACAGATCCTCTTATTCGAGGAGCAGGCTGCAGGAATAGGAAAGAG TGCAAAAATAGTCATTCACCTGCATCCAGCACCTGCCAACAAGGAGCCAGGTCCCTACCAACACAGCAAATATCCCTACATCAAGCTGTCGTTCAAAGAACATGGGCAGATTGAG TTTAACAGGAGGCTAACAGAAGAGATGACTCAGAGGAGATGGGAGAATACACCAGTGTCACAACCCATCCCCACAGGAACAGGTTCTCAG ACAGGAAAGACACGTGCGGTGGGGATTGTTGGCATCGAGAGGAAGatagaggaaaagaggaaagaacaagacaaaaacatttcGGAG GCATTTGAGGACCTCAGCAAGCTGATGGTGAAG GCCAAAGAGATGGTGGAGTTGTCCAGGTCTATAGCCAACAAGATTAAAGACAAGCAGGGAGACATAACAGAAGATGAG ACAATCCGGTTTAAGTCTTACCTACTCAGCATGGGTATAGCTAACCCTGTCACCAGGGAAACACATGGATCGGGCACACATTACCACCTGCAGCTGGCTAAGCAACTGGGAGATATGCTACAAGCCCCTCTAGAG GAGCGTGGGGGAATGATGGCTCTCACTGAGGTGTACTGTCTCGTCAACCGTGCTCGAGGGATGGAG CTTTTATCTCCAGAAGATTTGGTCAACGCCTGCAAGATGTTTGAGTCGTTGAAGCTCCCTCTGAG GCTGCGTGTGTTTGACAGTGGTGTGATGGTGGTCCAGCTGCAGTctcacagcgaggaggaaaTGATCGCCTCTGCACTGGACAAC GTGTCAGATAAAGGTTCGTTGACAGCTGAGGAGTTTGCAAAACTCTTGGGTCTCTCTGTTCTTCTGTCTAAGGAACG GTTGCTGCTGGCTGAGAAGATGGGCAACCTGTGTAGAGATGACTCTGTCGAGGGTTTGAGATTCTACCCAAACCTGTTTTGA